TATCAAAATTCTTAATCACACCATTTAAAGAACATACTGCGTGTAGTTTATAGCCATAGAAATATAATTTCTGTGAAGCACAATAACCATATGTTGGTGAAGAATAGGATTGCTCTTTACAAATTTTTGAACGAGTAGAACGAGCGTTTTCACAAACTTTCATTGGCATGCTATCAACGATAAAAATATCTTCAAACTCATTGAACTCCATCGAAATACGCTGTCTAATTTGCTCTGTTTGTAGGGATAGTCTTCGTTTTCGCTTATTGTAAACACTTCTTTCAATTTTGTTTATCAGAGAGTTTGGCAATTTTCTAAATAACTGTAATTCGCTATCAATACTCAAGTATTCAGCAGTAATATTAAGACTTATGACTTCTAAATCGCTCATTTTAGGTGTTCTTCTCTGATAACTAATCAGTTGATTTTCTGAAAAAAGTCCTAAAACTTCCAAAATTCTTTCATATATTTGCTCTATGTTGTTCATTTATATCGTTTTATAGCAAAAACAATATACTGATTTTCAGTCTAATAAACAACTCTTGTTTTTTTCATTTCATAATGCACAACGGGTTTATATATACTATCCTCTAAGTCTTTCTAACAAAACCATCATAAGGAAAGACAAAACAACCAAAGTTTCCTCTTCATCATCTATGTCTAACATTCGGTTAAGTTGAAATTTTCTACCAAAAAAAGAAGGCATTTTTTTCAACTGAAAATAAGTTTTACCCGAAGCATCTTTAACGGAGTAGCTAGGATTAAACAAATAACCCGTAAAAAAACTTAAAATAGGGATTTCACCTACAAAACTATCCAAAATCTTAACGAAAGCATTATCCTCCGAAATACTATACTTTAATTGGTTATTTTCGTCTATTATGTCATAATGAGCCTTCCATATAGAACGCATACCTTTTCTGGCCAGTCTTCCATAAAGTTTATTATTAACAATATCTAACATAGAATAAGACGCATTAAAGTCTAGCCATCTATCTGCCTTTATACGAAATAATTCTTGCTCTTTTTTCTCGTCATTATAAACTACTACATCTTCTTTTAGCTTAAACATTTTCTGTCTTACATAGGCTACATAATTGCCATTTTTATCCGTAATATTAAAATCACTGGCAAGGGTAGTTAGTTTA
This Riemerella anatipestifer DNA region includes the following protein-coding sequences:
- a CDS encoding IS982-like element ISRa1 family transposase; translation: MNNIEQIYERILEVLGLFSENQLISYQRRTPKMSDLEVISLNITAEYLSIDSELQLFRKLPNSLINKIERSVYNKRKRRLSLQTEQIRQRISMEFNEFEDIFIVDSMPMKVCENARSTRSKICKEQSYSSPTYGYCASQKLYFYGYKLHAVCSLNGVIKNFDISPASVYDIHYLKDIGEQMRNCTLIGDRGYLSAKVQIDLFNYANIKLDTPMRSNQKDYIPQFSLYKKKRKRIETFFSQLCDQFTIKRNNAKTFEGFKTRIISKITAATVIQYINKFIFQRKLNHLKISII